The following proteins come from a genomic window of bacterium:
- a CDS encoding inner membrane CreD family protein — MNAGRLVWIFLIFVVISICWAILGGSVTQRTREANANLRDQVEGLWGQPIVQTAPAFTISHAETRREKGKRTTVWVPQGILADSNDIRADMKLDLRRKGLLWYRCYNVSFDADYTISHGYDSAVWADATFALPNTSASYANFACTLNGKPLFPAPGQGVIAGKVQLRPGQKGRLHVHYDTRGLETWQYKFGDYVANIRNFKLTVMTHFDRVNFPPKTLSPTDRQPVEGGGTRLVWDFGTLISGFAAGVEVPEKLNAGPVASRIAYFAPVGLLFFVCVVVIIGLTQGKNLHPMHFFFIAAAFFAFHLLFSYLADHLPIGPTFVIAAAVSVLLVVSYVVRVLGGRFTFTVVAPAQLLFLVLFSYAFFWHGYTGLTITIASIVVLAVLMHVTAGVKWDEKVVSPPRPPYRPPYPPSPAPPRPAPPAPPTGDRG, encoded by the coding sequence ATGAATGCCGGACGTCTGGTCTGGATCTTCCTGATCTTTGTCGTCATCTCCATCTGCTGGGCCATCCTGGGGGGCAGCGTCACCCAGCGCACCCGCGAGGCCAACGCCAACCTGCGCGACCAGGTCGAGGGCCTGTGGGGCCAGCCCATCGTGCAGACGGCCCCCGCCTTCACCATCTCGCACGCGGAGACCCGGCGCGAGAAGGGCAAGCGCACGACCGTATGGGTGCCGCAGGGCATCCTGGCCGACAGCAACGACATCCGGGCCGACATGAAGCTGGACCTGAGGCGCAAGGGCCTGCTATGGTACCGGTGCTACAACGTCAGCTTCGATGCGGACTACACCATCAGCCACGGCTATGACAGCGCGGTCTGGGCGGACGCCACCTTCGCCCTGCCCAACACGAGCGCCAGCTACGCCAACTTCGCCTGCACGCTCAACGGCAAGCCGCTCTTCCCCGCGCCGGGCCAGGGCGTCATCGCGGGCAAGGTGCAACTGCGGCCAGGGCAGAAGGGCAGACTGCACGTCCACTACGACACGCGGGGGCTGGAGACCTGGCAGTACAAGTTCGGGGACTATGTCGCGAACATTCGCAACTTCAAGCTGACCGTGATGACGCACTTCGACCGGGTGAACTTCCCGCCCAAGACGCTGTCGCCCACGGACAGGCAGCCGGTCGAGGGCGGCGGGACCAGGCTGGTGTGGGACTTCGGCACGCTGATCTCGGGGTTCGCGGCGGGTGTGGAGGTGCCCGAGAAGCTCAACGCCGGGCCGGTGGCCTCCCGCATCGCGTACTTCGCGCCGGTCGGGCTGCTGTTCTTTGTCTGTGTAGTCGTCATCATCGGCCTGACGCAGGGCAAGAACCTCCACCCGATGCACTTCTTCTTCATCGCGGCGGCGTTCTTTGCCTTCCATCTGCTGTTTTCGTACCTGGCCGACCACCTGCCTATCGGCCCGACGTTCGTGATCGCGGCGGCGGTGTCGGTGCTGCTGGTGGTGAGCTACGTGGTGCGCGTCCTGGGCGGGCGGTTCACGTTCACCGTAGTCGCCCCGGCCCAGTTGCTGTTCCTGGTGCTGTTCTCGTACGCGTTCTTCTGGCATGGCTACACCGGCCTGACCATCACCATCGCCTCCATTGTGGTGCTGGCGGTGCTGATGCACGTC